A section of the Bradyrhizobium oligotrophicum S58 genome encodes:
- a CDS encoding phage tail protein, with protein sequence MLFRLGVAALAVLSGLSWSPADARPTARLPDLRGEFVRQCVPHMLGRWAHPEAVCSCLHDHAAAVVEDADLREALLRGISETGVPTIETDWVSPAKQAEIGPTFTRIARPTLQCMFDPAK encoded by the coding sequence ATGCTTTTTCGACTGGGTGTTGCGGCGCTAGCCGTCCTCTCCGGCCTCTCCTGGTCTCCCGCCGATGCGCGGCCGACGGCCCGGTTGCCCGACCTGCGCGGAGAATTCGTTCGTCAATGTGTGCCTCATATGCTCGGACGGTGGGCGCATCCCGAGGCCGTATGCTCCTGCCTGCACGACCATGCGGCCGCGGTTGTCGAGGACGCAGACCTGCGCGAGGCGCTGCTGCGCGGAATCAGCGAAACCGGTGTCCCGACGATCGAGACCGATTGGGTGTCGCCCGCCAAACAGGCGGAGATCGGCCCGACCTTCACCCGGATCGCCAGGCCGACACTGCAGTGCATGTTCGACCCCGCCAAATGA
- a CDS encoding GNAT family N-acetyltransferase has product MTQVDTFRPRPGFGYVRTLSQHEELPLLRDHLLRLDAESRHDRFNGFLDDSFIERYAARCAADGTIVVAYMENGMVRGAAELHPPEQSEDGLPEIAFSVEACVRRRGVGSLLFQRVISEARWKGYRQLRVTTGSQNHAMRALAAKFGAHLAFRHGESTGTIDLTQQPQDELTKLVIETPIAAARALFNLNRACWKLVTRMYGDQRAA; this is encoded by the coding sequence GTGACACAGGTAGATACTTTCCGTCCCCGGCCCGGCTTTGGCTATGTGCGGACGCTCAGCCAGCACGAAGAACTGCCGCTGCTGCGCGATCATTTGTTGCGGCTCGACGCAGAGAGCCGGCACGATCGATTCAACGGTTTTCTCGATGACAGTTTCATCGAACGCTACGCGGCCCGCTGTGCGGCCGATGGCACCATCGTCGTCGCCTACATGGAGAACGGCATGGTGCGCGGCGCCGCCGAGCTGCATCCGCCGGAGCAGTCCGAGGACGGGCTTCCGGAGATCGCGTTCAGCGTCGAGGCCTGCGTGCGCCGCCGCGGCGTCGGCAGCCTACTGTTCCAGCGGGTGATCTCGGAAGCGCGCTGGAAGGGCTATCGCCAGCTGCGCGTCACGACCGGCTCGCAGAACCACGCCATGCGGGCGCTGGCGGCCAAATTCGGCGCCCATCTGGCTTTCCGCCATGGCGAGTCGACCGGCACGATCGACCTGACCCAGCAGCCGCAGGATGAGCTGACGAAGCTGGTGATCGAGACGCCGATTGCTGCGGCCCGTGCGCTCTTCAATCTCAATCGCGCGTGCTGGAAGCTGGTGACCCGCATGTATGGCGACCAGCGCGCCGCCTGA
- a CDS encoding PaaI family thioesterase has translation MTPLEKINSLKMPFAELKGVGFTEASADRVVAQMLVRADLCTLHHTIHGGAVMALADSVGAAATVINLPEDAKGTTTVESKTNFIGGAREGTVVTAIATPVHRGRRTQVWQTRIETEDGKLVAIVTQTQLVL, from the coding sequence ATGACGCCGCTCGAGAAGATCAATTCGCTGAAGATGCCGTTCGCCGAATTGAAGGGCGTCGGCTTCACCGAGGCGAGCGCGGACCGCGTGGTGGCGCAGATGCTCGTCAGGGCCGACCTCTGCACGCTGCATCACACGATCCATGGCGGCGCCGTGATGGCGCTGGCCGATTCGGTCGGAGCCGCCGCCACCGTGATCAATCTGCCGGAGGATGCCAAGGGCACTACGACGGTCGAGAGCAAGACCAACTTCATCGGCGGTGCCAGGGAAGGCACAGTCGTGACTGCAATTGCGACACCGGTACACCGAGGCCGCCGCACCCAGGTATGGCAGACCCGGATCGAGACCGAGGACGGAAAGCTGGTAGCGATCGTCACCCAGACCCAGCTCGTGCTGTGA
- a CDS encoding CreA family protein produces the protein MSFRATNRFDLWLKTLAFLLLIGLSSPVVSAYAADEPDLIFRRSTVFKLLSPNDKLATYGVDDPEVEGVACHFTIPQKGGYVGWLGLAEEVSDISLACRQIGPIRFKRKLEQADDMFRQRRSLFFKKMQIVRGCDAKRNVLVYMVYSDKLIEGSPKNSTSSVPVMPWGKADDGEVQKCGDFIQ, from the coding sequence ATGTCGTTCAGAGCCACCAACCGATTCGATCTGTGGCTGAAAACCCTCGCTTTCCTTCTGCTTATCGGACTGTCTTCGCCCGTGGTGTCAGCCTACGCCGCAGATGAGCCGGATCTGATCTTCCGTCGGTCGACGGTGTTCAAGCTGCTAAGCCCGAATGACAAGCTCGCGACCTATGGCGTTGATGATCCAGAGGTGGAGGGCGTCGCCTGCCATTTCACCATTCCTCAGAAGGGTGGATATGTCGGCTGGCTGGGTCTCGCCGAGGAGGTGTCGGATATCTCGCTCGCATGTCGGCAGATCGGGCCGATCCGCTTCAAGCGCAAGCTCGAACAGGCGGACGACATGTTCCGGCAGCGACGGTCGCTGTTCTTCAAGAAGATGCAAATCGTGCGCGGCTGCGACGCCAAGCGCAACGTGCTCGTCTACATGGTCTACTCGGACAAGCTGATCGAGGGCTCGCCGAAGAACTCGACGTCATCAGTCCCGGTCATGCCCTGGGGCAAGGCCGATGACGGCGAAGTCCAGAAGTGCGGCGATTTCATTCAATGA
- a CDS encoding DUF6719 family protein, translating into MRPVLALRSRIAAQSLGGLGLLLLLAAPAHAQYVGREEDITDLRLGQRVMVDDGTCPAGQVKEVSGSKMSETGIVRTTKCVPRFGPKKK; encoded by the coding sequence ATGCGTCCAGTCCTGGCGTTGCGCTCGCGTATTGCCGCACAGTCTCTCGGTGGTCTCGGGCTTCTGCTGCTGCTCGCAGCGCCGGCGCACGCCCAATATGTCGGGCGCGAGGAGGACATCACGGATCTCCGGCTGGGCCAGCGCGTGATGGTCGATGACGGCACCTGTCCTGCCGGCCAGGTCAAGGAGGTGTCGGGATCCAAGATGTCCGAGACGGGGATTGTCCGCACCACGAAATGCGTGCCGCGTTTCGGGCCGAAGAAGAAGTAG
- a CDS encoding ArgE/DapE family deacylase: MITEDITRRIVDAVDTGFERQLATTSDFVAIPSTRGAEGPCQDMFGDLLRTRGYEVDDWHIDLDDLKDMRGFGPVEHDFSKARSVVGTYRPATSAGRSLILQGHCDVVPAGPLDMWETPPFSPVIKDGRMYGRGACDMKSGTIGALYALDAIKAAGLKPTARIHVQSVIEEESTGVGALSTLQRGYRADACFIPEPTSGKMVRSQVGVIWFRLKVRGFPAHVFEAGVGANAIQASYHLIHALEKLEADWNERAKSDRHFKTLTHPINFNPGIIKGGDWASSVPAWCDVDCRIAILPGWSVKDCQNEILACVAAASRDHRFLSNNPPVVEWSGFLSEGYELIDAAAPEAAFGRAFKAVHGGEVQDLVFTALTDTRFYGLDYNIPSLCFGATGAAMHGFNEYVELDSLRQTTKTMALFIAEWCGVEKI, encoded by the coding sequence ATGATCACCGAAGACATCACGCGACGGATCGTCGACGCCGTGGATACCGGCTTCGAGCGCCAGCTGGCGACCACCAGCGACTTCGTCGCGATCCCCTCGACCCGCGGCGCCGAAGGGCCATGCCAGGACATGTTCGGTGACCTCCTGCGCACGCGCGGCTACGAGGTCGACGACTGGCACATCGATCTCGACGATCTCAAGGACATGCGCGGCTTTGGCCCGGTCGAGCACGACTTCTCCAAGGCGCGCAGCGTGGTCGGAACCTATCGCCCGGCAACATCAGCGGGGCGCTCGCTGATCCTGCAGGGGCATTGCGACGTGGTGCCGGCCGGCCCGCTCGACATGTGGGAGACGCCGCCGTTCTCGCCCGTCATCAAGGACGGCCGGATGTATGGCCGCGGCGCCTGCGACATGAAGTCCGGCACCATCGGCGCGCTCTATGCGCTCGATGCGATCAAGGCTGCCGGCTTGAAGCCTACCGCGCGCATTCACGTGCAGTCGGTGATCGAGGAGGAGAGCACCGGTGTCGGCGCGCTCTCCACCTTGCAGCGCGGCTATCGCGCCGACGCCTGCTTCATTCCGGAGCCGACCAGCGGCAAGATGGTCCGTTCGCAGGTCGGCGTGATCTGGTTTCGCCTGAAGGTCCGCGGCTTCCCGGCGCACGTGTTCGAAGCCGGCGTCGGCGCCAACGCGATCCAGGCGAGCTACCATCTGATCCATGCGCTGGAGAAGCTCGAGGCCGACTGGAACGAGCGCGCCAAGAGCGATCGTCACTTCAAGACGCTCACCCATCCCATCAACTTCAATCCCGGGATCATCAAGGGCGGCGATTGGGCCTCGAGCGTGCCGGCCTGGTGCGACGTCGATTGCCGCATCGCGATCCTGCCCGGCTGGTCGGTCAAGGACTGCCAGAACGAGATCCTCGCCTGCGTCGCCGCGGCCTCGCGCGATCACCGCTTTCTTTCCAACAATCCGCCGGTCGTCGAATGGTCCGGCTTCCTGTCGGAAGGCTATGAGCTGATCGATGCCGCCGCGCCGGAGGCTGCGTTCGGCAGGGCGTTCAAGGCGGTCCATGGCGGAGAGGTGCAGGATCTCGTCTTCACGGCGCTGACCGACACCCGCTTCTACGGCCTCGACTACAACATCCCGAGCCTGTGCTTCGGCGCGACCGGCGCTGCGATGCACGGCTTCAACGAATATGTCGAGCTCGACTCGCTGCGCCAGACGACCAAGACGATGGCGCTGTTCATTGCCGAATGGTGCGGGGTCGAGAAGATCTGA
- a CDS encoding DUF2161 domain-containing phosphodiesterase has protein sequence METALYLPVKRFLENLGFSAKGEVGGCDVVALKAGDPPLVVICELKQAFNLELLLQAVDRAGACDEVWVAAKLSARGKGRESDARYRNLCRRLGFGMLAVTSTGQVEVLVHPPTAAPRKNPKKRSRLVIEHQKRRGDPVAGGSTRAPIMTAYRQQALACASALLGGPKRIRDLSVDIPDAPKILQRNVYGWFDRAERGVYTLTKAGHAALRRWPQDIHMTQVVLPGRDMVNA, from the coding sequence TTGGAAACCGCGCTGTACCTCCCCGTCAAACGCTTTCTCGAAAACCTCGGCTTCTCGGCCAAAGGGGAAGTCGGCGGCTGCGATGTGGTGGCGCTGAAGGCCGGCGACCCGCCGCTCGTCGTCATCTGCGAGCTGAAGCAGGCATTCAACCTGGAACTGCTGCTGCAGGCGGTCGACCGTGCCGGAGCCTGTGACGAGGTCTGGGTCGCCGCCAAACTGTCGGCACGCGGCAAGGGCCGCGAAAGCGATGCACGCTACCGCAATCTCTGCCGCCGGCTCGGCTTCGGGATGCTGGCCGTGACGTCGACCGGACAGGTCGAGGTGCTGGTCCATCCGCCCACCGCCGCACCGCGCAAGAACCCCAAGAAGCGGTCGCGGCTGGTGATCGAGCATCAGAAGCGCAGGGGCGACCCCGTCGCCGGCGGTTCGACGCGCGCGCCCATCATGACGGCCTATCGGCAGCAGGCGCTGGCCTGCGCCTCGGCGCTGTTGGGCGGCCCAAAGCGAATCCGTGACCTCAGCGTGGACATTCCGGATGCGCCGAAGATCCTGCAGCGCAACGTCTATGGCTGGTTCGACCGCGCCGAGCGCGGCGTCTACACCCTGACGAAAGCCGGGCACGCGGCCTTGCGCCGTTGGCCCCAGGATATCCACATGACGCAGGTAGTGTTGCCCGGTCGCGACATGGTGAATGCATAG
- the fabG gene encoding 3-oxoacyl-ACP reductase FabG, producing the protein MDGAVIVITGAQGALGRSVADLALARGAHVAGIDHAQAEIPASDDRIELGGVDLSDPEQAKVAIDSVAAHFGALDALINVAGAFAFENAADGDDSVWQKMHARNLMTALHASRAAIPHLVRSSTGRIVNIGAMGALAAGAGMGPYAASKSGVHRLTEALAAEWKGKITVNAVLPSTIDTPANRASMPKADFDKWVTPQELAEVILFLASDAASGVTGALIPVVGRM; encoded by the coding sequence ATGGACGGAGCAGTCATCGTCATCACGGGGGCGCAGGGCGCGCTCGGGCGCAGCGTTGCCGACCTCGCGCTGGCGCGCGGAGCGCATGTGGCCGGGATCGATCATGCCCAGGCCGAGATCCCGGCAAGTGACGACCGCATCGAGCTCGGAGGCGTCGACCTGTCCGACCCCGAACAGGCAAAGGTCGCCATCGATTCGGTGGCCGCCCATTTTGGTGCGCTGGATGCCCTGATCAACGTCGCCGGGGCATTCGCTTTCGAGAATGCCGCCGATGGCGATGACAGCGTCTGGCAGAAGATGCATGCGCGCAATCTGATGACGGCGCTGCATGCCTCCCGGGCCGCGATCCCCCATCTCGTGCGTTCCAGCACCGGGCGCATCGTGAACATCGGCGCGATGGGCGCGCTTGCAGCCGGTGCCGGCATGGGTCCCTATGCCGCCTCCAAGTCAGGCGTGCATCGGCTGACGGAGGCGCTCGCGGCGGAGTGGAAGGGCAAGATCACGGTCAACGCGGTGCTGCCTTCGACCATCGATACGCCGGCCAATCGCGCCAGCATGCCCAAGGCTGATTTCGACAAATGGGTCACGCCGCAGGAACTCGCGGAGGTGATCCTGTTTCTTGCGAGCGACGCCGCGAGCGGCGTGACCGGCGCATTGATACCGGTGGTCGGCCGCATGTAG
- a CDS encoding HlyD family type I secretion periplasmic adaptor subunit — protein MSMSLVQGQNFFEPADRPQPVKADFSRYALLGYLSIALVFGGFGVWSAYAPLDRAAIAPGTVSVSGDHKVVQHREGGIIREILAKETHAVRRGDLLFRLQPTEAQANTDILRKQMDAALAEEARLLAERGNARMISFPDTLLNRQNVPEAALAIADQQRLFIERRNGLISQINILNSQIVQQQQELAGRDRQRAALVAQRASFDTQMNNLRPAVAAGYYPRNRFLELERERARVEGDFGQAQADVARLTQTAAQTRLQIDQTLQKYQTEVGQQLDGTRAKLSDLREKLIIAEDVLRRIDIRAERDGIVMNMKVHTVGAVVKPGDTLAEIVPVGEGVDVMAHVSPHDIESVAIGQKAEVRFPNFSSRTTPTIFGKVQSVSADAISDEASKQSYYSSRVVIDYSTIPPEIAEKILPGMQADVIISTGERTVLEYLVGPLLNTLAKTFREK, from the coding sequence ATGTCGATGTCGTTGGTGCAAGGCCAAAACTTCTTCGAACCGGCCGACCGGCCGCAGCCGGTCAAGGCCGATTTCAGCCGCTACGCCCTGCTCGGCTATCTTTCGATCGCGCTCGTGTTCGGCGGCTTCGGCGTGTGGTCGGCCTATGCGCCGCTCGACCGCGCTGCGATTGCGCCGGGGACAGTTTCGGTCTCGGGCGATCACAAGGTGGTGCAGCACCGCGAAGGCGGAATCATCAGGGAGATCCTGGCCAAGGAGACCCACGCGGTGCGCCGGGGCGACCTGCTGTTCCGACTGCAGCCGACGGAGGCGCAGGCCAACACCGACATTTTGCGCAAGCAGATGGACGCAGCGCTCGCCGAGGAAGCCCGCCTGCTGGCCGAACGCGGCAATGCGCGGATGATCAGTTTCCCCGACACCCTGCTCAATCGGCAGAACGTGCCGGAAGCCGCGCTCGCCATCGCCGATCAGCAGCGGCTGTTCATCGAGCGGCGCAATGGCCTCATCAGCCAGATCAACATCCTCAATTCACAGATCGTCCAGCAGCAGCAGGAGCTCGCGGGTCGCGACCGTCAGCGCGCCGCGCTCGTCGCACAGCGCGCGAGCTTCGACACGCAGATGAACAATCTGCGCCCGGCGGTCGCGGCCGGCTACTATCCCCGCAACAGGTTCCTCGAGCTGGAGCGGGAGCGCGCCCGGGTCGAAGGTGACTTTGGCCAGGCGCAGGCCGATGTGGCGCGGTTGACGCAGACTGCCGCGCAAACGCGCCTGCAGATCGACCAGACGCTGCAAAAGTACCAGACCGAGGTCGGCCAGCAGCTCGACGGCACCCGTGCCAAGCTGTCGGACCTGCGCGAGAAGCTCATCATCGCCGAGGACGTGCTGCGCCGTATCGACATTCGCGCCGAACGCGACGGCATCGTCATGAACATGAAAGTTCACACGGTCGGTGCCGTCGTGAAGCCTGGCGATACGCTGGCCGAAATCGTGCCTGTCGGCGAAGGTGTCGACGTCATGGCGCACGTTTCGCCGCATGACATCGAAAGCGTCGCCATCGGCCAGAAGGCCGAGGTACGCTTCCCAAATTTCTCCTCGCGCACGACGCCGACGATCTTCGGCAAGGTCCAGAGCGTGTCGGCGGACGCGATCTCGGATGAGGCGAGCAAGCAGAGCTATTACTCGTCGCGGGTCGTGATCGACTATTCCACCATTCCGCCCGAGATTGCCGAGAAGATCCTGCCGGGCATGCAGGCCGACGTCATCATCTCGACGGGCGAACGCACCGTGCTCGAATATCTCGTCGGTCCGCTGCTCAATACACTGGCGAAGACGTTCCGGGAGAAATGA
- a CDS encoding adenylate/guanylate cyclase domain-containing protein has translation MRALTTQNIRLVSGLILLAFAATHFLNHAVGLFSLEAMDEVQEWRLAVTRSWPGMIVLAAALLGHAGLAFTNTIQRGSWRLPPWQLTQLITGFLIPLLLLPHIIETHVAHALFGVQDSYLYALGLMWPNAAWIQTALLLLVWIHGCVGLHYWLKYDEWYRLVQPLLIVLAVAVPMAALMGFVVSGRAVSALLADPAMAERMHQVTHWPSELDIKWLGLFQTSAQIAVAALLVAGATIIVFRHIAMLAAPKVAIAFTGGATVQAAVGPTLLEIISSNNLPDPSDCGGRARCGLCRVGVEQGADTLPPPDPAERAALARLGAADNVRLACQIRPVSALTVTRLVGGDAGGREPAAHLDAQGERRAVCLVHIRISAIATIVGDRLPSDVVFMMNEILGAIGAAVEGHAGRIDRFLGDGVLAVFGEQHGPDQGCREALQAIGAMDVAMDRVNEKIAAEIGRPVELAIGADIGEIVIGRLQMGRMVQVTVLGLLTERPARMAELAETKGWQLAISGDVARRAGSLDLDGAARETLADAEQGGDVDIIGVRRARDIAVDAGATPVAPA, from the coding sequence ATGCGCGCCCTAACGACCCAAAACATCCGCCTGGTGTCCGGGCTCATCCTGCTTGCCTTCGCGGCCACGCATTTTCTCAACCACGCGGTAGGCCTGTTCAGTCTCGAGGCGATGGACGAAGTGCAGGAATGGCGGCTGGCGGTGACGCGGTCTTGGCCTGGCATGATCGTGCTCGCTGCTGCGCTGCTGGGACATGCCGGGCTTGCGTTCACGAACACGATCCAACGCGGCTCCTGGCGGCTGCCGCCGTGGCAGCTCACTCAGCTGATCACCGGATTTCTAATTCCGTTGCTGTTGCTGCCGCACATCATCGAGACCCATGTTGCTCACGCGCTGTTCGGTGTCCAGGACAGCTACCTCTATGCGTTGGGGCTGATGTGGCCGAACGCGGCGTGGATCCAGACCGCGCTGCTGCTGCTGGTCTGGATCCACGGCTGCGTCGGCTTGCATTACTGGCTGAAATACGACGAATGGTATCGCCTGGTGCAGCCGCTTCTGATCGTCCTCGCCGTCGCCGTGCCGATGGCGGCGCTGATGGGTTTCGTGGTCTCCGGGCGCGCTGTCAGCGCCTTGCTGGCCGATCCTGCCATGGCGGAGCGGATGCATCAGGTCACGCATTGGCCGAGTGAGCTCGACATCAAGTGGCTCGGTCTGTTCCAGACGTCGGCGCAGATCGCGGTTGCGGCCCTGCTGGTGGCCGGGGCGACGATCATCGTGTTTCGCCATATCGCGATGCTTGCAGCGCCCAAGGTCGCCATCGCTTTCACGGGCGGCGCGACGGTGCAGGCCGCAGTCGGGCCGACGCTGCTGGAGATCATCAGCAGCAACAATCTCCCTGATCCCTCAGATTGCGGCGGCCGCGCGCGCTGTGGTCTCTGTCGCGTCGGTGTCGAGCAAGGCGCGGACACCCTTCCGCCGCCGGACCCTGCGGAGCGCGCTGCGCTTGCCCGTTTGGGGGCAGCGGACAATGTCCGGCTGGCCTGTCAGATCCGCCCCGTATCGGCACTGACCGTGACACGTCTGGTCGGCGGCGATGCAGGGGGGAGGGAGCCGGCTGCGCATCTCGACGCGCAGGGCGAGCGCCGTGCCGTGTGCCTCGTCCATATCCGCATCAGCGCGATCGCGACGATCGTCGGCGACCGGTTGCCGTCCGATGTCGTGTTCATGATGAACGAGATCCTCGGTGCGATTGGCGCGGCCGTCGAAGGTCATGCCGGTCGCATCGATCGCTTCCTCGGCGACGGCGTGCTCGCGGTGTTCGGCGAACAGCATGGACCCGATCAGGGATGCCGCGAGGCGCTGCAGGCGATCGGCGCGATGGACGTGGCCATGGATCGCGTCAACGAAAAGATCGCCGCTGAGATCGGCCGTCCGGTCGAGCTCGCGATCGGTGCTGATATCGGCGAGATCGTCATCGGGCGCCTGCAAATGGGGCGGATGGTGCAAGTCACCGTGCTTGGTCTCCTGACGGAGCGACCGGCGCGAATGGCAGAGCTTGCGGAAACGAAAGGCTGGCAACTGGCGATATCAGGCGACGTCGCCAGACGCGCAGGTTCGCTCGACCTCGACGGAGCGGCCCGCGAGACTCTCGCGGACGCAGAGCAGGGCGGGGACGTCGACATCATCGGCGTGCGGCGTGCCCGCGACATAGCTGTCGACGCGGGCGCGACACCGGTGGCGCCAGCCTAG
- a CDS encoding type I secretion system permease/ATPase, with translation MTTTTRSPLGAAFRACFPALTATFVLSLFINASMLASPLYSMQVYDRVLTSRNLGTLVMLTLIVGVFLVLYGVLEFARSGVLARAGVQFEGTLRHPLFETMMKAELSPRHRFGQQIIRDAETVRDCISSGTAAIACDLPWTPVFVALCFLQHAYLGILSLLGAIVLFSLALFTEFYTRASVERTNALANEASRFVAAALRNGEVVRGLGMGDIVMDRWSCRQSAMVDAHSTLVERGAAMHSVTKFARMAVQTSLLCIGAWLAIEQQISPGAMMATSIIMGRALAPVEQVVGQWKRIIAFRSAYRRLDELFQALPVTAAPTALPTPRGDIDVENAVVWPPAAGRPSVKGVSFSLKAGESLAIVGASASGKSSMARAMAGVWPLREGVIRIDSAAYSQWDQNRLGKHIGYLPQDIELFSGTVADNIARLAKVDEPAVVAAAKAAGAHEVILRLPNGYDTPIGEGGVALSGGMRQRVGLARALYGDPRLLILDEPNSNLDEDGERALAHAMAQAKAAGRTVIVVTHRPQLLAHVDRIMVMAFGKTLAFGPRDEVIAKMRGQRVVVAHDRATASAAA, from the coding sequence ATGACGACCACCACCCGAAGCCCTCTGGGAGCCGCGTTCCGCGCCTGCTTCCCCGCGCTCACCGCGACCTTCGTGCTCAGCCTCTTCATCAATGCGAGCATGTTGGCCTCGCCGCTCTATTCCATGCAGGTCTACGACCGGGTCCTCACCAGCCGCAATCTCGGCACGCTGGTCATGCTGACGCTCATCGTCGGCGTTTTCCTGGTGCTGTACGGGGTGCTCGAATTCGCCCGCTCGGGCGTGCTGGCGCGCGCCGGCGTCCAGTTCGAGGGCACGCTGCGCCACCCGCTGTTCGAGACGATGATGAAGGCCGAGCTGTCCCCGCGGCATCGCTTCGGCCAGCAGATCATCCGCGACGCCGAGACCGTCCGCGACTGCATCTCCAGCGGCACGGCGGCCATCGCCTGCGATCTGCCATGGACCCCCGTCTTCGTCGCGCTCTGCTTCCTGCAGCACGCCTATCTCGGCATCCTGTCGCTGCTCGGCGCGATCGTGCTGTTCTCGCTGGCGCTGTTCACCGAATTCTACACGCGCGCCAGCGTCGAGCGCACCAATGCGCTGGCCAATGAGGCCTCGCGCTTCGTCGCGGCGGCGCTGCGCAATGGCGAGGTCGTGCGCGGCCTCGGCATGGGCGACATCGTGATGGACCGCTGGAGCTGCCGGCAGTCGGCGATGGTCGATGCCCATAGCACGCTGGTCGAGCGCGGCGCCGCAATGCATTCGGTGACCAAGTTCGCGCGCATGGCGGTGCAGACCTCCCTGCTCTGCATCGGCGCCTGGCTTGCCATCGAGCAGCAGATCTCACCCGGCGCGATGATGGCGACGTCGATCATCATGGGACGTGCCTTGGCGCCGGTCGAGCAGGTCGTCGGCCAGTGGAAGCGCATCATCGCGTTCCGCTCCGCCTATCGCCGGCTGGACGAGCTGTTCCAGGCGCTGCCGGTCACGGCTGCGCCGACGGCGCTGCCTACGCCGCGCGGCGACATCGACGTCGAGAACGCGGTGGTGTGGCCGCCGGCCGCCGGCCGCCCCTCGGTCAAGGGCGTCAGCTTCTCGCTCAAGGCCGGCGAGAGCCTCGCCATCGTCGGCGCCTCGGCCAGCGGCAAGTCGAGCATGGCGCGCGCCATGGCCGGCGTCTGGCCTCTGCGCGAAGGCGTGATCCGGATCGACAGCGCCGCCTACAGCCAGTGGGACCAGAACCGGCTCGGCAAGCATATCGGCTACCTGCCGCAGGACATCGAGCTGTTCTCGGGCACGGTTGCCGACAACATCGCGCGTCTCGCCAAGGTCGACGAGCCGGCGGTGGTGGCTGCTGCAAAGGCCGCCGGCGCGCACGAGGTCATTCTGCGCCTGCCCAATGGCTACGACACGCCGATCGGCGAAGGCGGCGTGGCGCTGTCCGGCGGCATGCGCCAGCGCGTCGGCCTTGCCCGCGCGCTCTACGGCGATCCGCGGCTGCTGATCCTCGACGAGCCGAACTCCAATCTCGATGAGGACGGCGAGCGGGCGCTGGCCCATGCCATGGCCCAGGCGAAGGCCGCGGGCCGCACCGTGATCGTCGTCACGCACCGTCCGCAACTTCTGGCGCATGTTGACCGCATCATGGTGATGGCCTTCGGCAAGACGCTGGCATTCGGTCCGCGCGACGAGGTGATCGCCAAGATGCGCGGCCAGCGAGTCGTCGTCGCCCACGACCGGGCAACGGCCAGCGCCGCGGCCTGA